Genomic segment of Rhodococcus rhodochrous:
ATCGGTGACGAGCACGGCCGCACCGGCGGCCGCGAGGGCTTCGGCGACGGCCGAGCCGATACCGCCGGCCGCGCCGGTCACCACGGCCGACCGCCCGGTGAGATCGAAGAGAGAATTGTTCACGGCCATCAGTAGCTCCTCGGCAGTCCCAGAGTGTGTGAGCTCAGGAAATTCAGGATCATCTCCTGGCTGATCGGTGCAATGCGCATGACGCGCGCTTCGCGGAAGTACCGCGAGACGTTGTACTCCTCCGAGTAGCCCATGCCGCCGTGCGTCTGCAGCGCACGGTCGGCAGCGGTGAATCCCGCATCGGCACAGAGGTATTTGGCGGTGTTGGCTTCCCGTCCGCACGGCTTGCCGTTGTCGTAGAGCCAGGTCGCCTTGCGCAGGACGAGTTCGGCGGCATCGAGGTGGGCGAGCGAATCGGCGAGGGGGAACTGGATTCCCTGGTTCATGCCGATCGGGCGGCCGAAGACTTCGCGTTCGTTGCCGTACCTGACCGCCTTGTCGAGCGCCACGCGACCGATGCCGAGGGCCTCGGCGGCGATGAGCATGCGTTCGGGGTTGAGGCCGTCGAGCAGGTACTCGAAACCCTTCCCCTCCTCACCCACGCGGTCCTCCACCGGCACCCGCAGGTCGTCGATGAACAGCTCGTTCGACGTGACGGCGTTGCGCCCCATCTTGCGGATGGGCCGGATGTCGACGCGGCTGCGGTCGAGATCGGTGAGGAACAACGTCATGCCGTCGGTCTTCTTCTGCACCTCGCCGTACCGCTGGGTGCGGGTCAGCAGCAGGATCTTCTCGGATTCCTGTGCCTTCGAGATCCACACCTTGCGGCCGTTGACGACGTAGTGGTCGCCGTCCCGCCGGGCGAAGGTCGTGATCCGCGAGGTGTCGAGGCCTGCGCCGGGTTCGGTGACACCGAAGCAGACGTGCAGGTCGCCGCTGACGATGCGGGGCAGGGTGCGGGCCTTGAGCTCGTCGGAGCCGTGTTTGACGACCGGCTGCATGCCGAAGATGTTGAGGTGGATCGAGCTCGCGGCGTTCATGCCGCCGCCCGAACGCGCGACCTCCTCGAGCAACAGGGTGGCCTCGGTGATGCCGTATCCGTGCCCGCCGTACTCCTCGGGCATGGTGATACCGAGCCAGCCACCGTCGGCCATGGCCTTGTAGAACTCCGAGGGGAACTCGTGGGCGAGGTCCTTCTCCATCCAGTACTGGTCGTCGAACCTCTTCGTCAGTTCGGCCACCGACTTGCGGATGAGCTCCTGATCCTCGCTGAGTTCGAAACTCATTCCGCTCATCGTCGGCACCGCCGGCCCTGCGGGCGGGGCTGCACGTCGTCGAGGTTCATGGTGGTCCCTTTCGTGTCGGTCAGTCGGAGGCGGGAAGCGGCTTCGCGGCCTTGAGAGTCATGGGGATACCGCCGTAGCCGAGTTCCCCGGGCCCCGAGGAGGTGCACAGCACCTCGACCGTGTCGTCCGCATCGACGTAGCGCTTGCCGAGAACGGTGACGGCGTCGCCGGCCGACGGTTCGGGTCGGCCCGGCGGCGCCGGAATCATCGGGGCGCCACCGCATGTGAGTTCCTGTGCGTTCTCCGCAGGGGCGCGGACGACGACGACCCTCGTGGAGCCTTCGGCGGCGGCGAGCTGCACTCCTGGACGAAGTGGTGCGGGTGTGGTCACGGCGTACCTCTCTTTCGATCGCTCGACGGGCGAGCGCGACCCCGGGTGGCTCGTGCGATGAAAACTATCCTCTCTTTTGAGGAGAATCAACCTTCGCGACGCGCCGCCCACAAGAGGGGGAGGCTCGTAGATCTCATGCCTCCACCGGCAGCGTGGAGCGACAGCCGCTCCGCGCGCGAGCTTCCCACCAGCAGAAACGGGCCATTTCTCGCGGAACGTTGACTATCCGGCGCGGACGTGGAAATCTATCGATCAGAAATGAGAATGCAATTCTCTCGAACAGGGAGGAGGTTGATGTGGCACTGCTATCCCCGCTGCCGGCGGAACTCTGGGACGAGGACGTCGACGCAGCACTGAAAGGTCTTATGCCCCGGCACATGAGGAATCCGGAGCAGGCCGGCACCGCGATGGCGACGCTCGTCCACCATCCGGAGTTGACCAAGGCCTTTCTCGGCTTCAGCGTGCATCTTCTGTTCCGATCCACACTCCCGGCCAGGCTGCGCGAACTCGTGATCCTGCGGGTCGCCGCACTGCACGACTGCTCGTACGAGCGGGAGCACCACATCGAGATCGCGCGCACCGAGGCCGGCCTCACGCCGGACGAGATCGCCGCGGCCGTCGACGGGTCGGCCGAGGATCCGTTCGAGCAGCGCCTGCTCGACTCCGTTCGGGAGTTGACCGAGACTTCGCGCCTGTCCGAGGAGACCTGGACAGCGCTCTCGGAGCATCTCACCACCAAACAACTGATGGACCTCATCTTCACCGTGGGTGGCTACAGCCTGATGGCCATGGCCTACAACACCTTCGGTATCGAGTTCGAAGACGAAAGGTAGAACCTTGCCCCACTTCACCAAGCCGGCCGAGGGAAGCTGGACCGAGCACTATCCCGAACTCGGCACCGCACCCGTCGACTACACCGACTCCATCGATCCCGCCTTCTTCGAGGCGGAGCGCGAGGCGATCTTCAAGCGCACGTGGCTCTACATGGGTCGCGTCGAGCAGCTGCCGCGCGTCGGCAGCTACTTCACCAAGGAGATCCCGTCGGCCGGGCCCGGCACCTCGCTGGTCATCGTCAAGGGCAACGACGGCGTCATCCGCGCGTTCCACAACGTGTGCCGCCACCGCGGAAACAAGCTGGTGTGGAACGACTTCCCCAACGAGGAGACCGCCGGTAGCTGCAAGCAGTTCACCTGCAAGTACCACGCCTGGCGCTACAGCCTCGAGGGCGATCTGACCTTCGTGCAGCAGGAGGGCGAGTTCTTCGATCTCGACAAGAAGGACTTCGGACTCAAGGCGGTTCGCTGCGAGACGTGGGAAGGGTTCATCTACATCAACCTCGACGACGATGCGGCACCGCTCGTCGACTACCTCGGCGACTTCGCCAAGGGCCTCGAGGGCTACCCCTTCGACAAGATGACCGAGGTCTACAGCTACCGCTCGGAGATCAACGCGAACTGGAAGCTGTTCATCGACGCGTTCGCCGAGTTCTACCACGCACCGATCCTGCACATGAAGCAGGCGGTCAAGGACGAGGCCGAGAAGCTCGCCGGCTACGGCTACGAGGCACTGCACTACGACATCAAGTCGCCGCACTCGATGATCTCCTCGTGGGGCGGCATGGCCCCGCCCAAGGACCTCAACATGGTCAAGCCCATCGAGCGCGTCCTGCGTTCGGGTCTGTTCGGTCCGTGGGACGTCCCGGACATCGAGGGCCTGGCCGAGGATCAGCTGCCGCCCGCGGTCAACCCCACCAAGTTCCACAGCTGGGGCCAGGACAGCTTCGAGTTCTTCCCGAACATGACGCTGCTCATCTGGAAGCCGGGCTGGTACCTCACCTACACCTACTGGCCCACCGCCGTCGACAAGCACATCTTCGAGACGAGCCTGTACTTCGTCCCGCCGAAGAACGCTCGCGACCGCCTCGCGCAGGAACTCGCCGCGGTGACCTTCAAGGAGTACGCGCTCCAGGACGCGAACACCCTCGAAGCGACCCAGACCATGATCGGCACCCGCGCAGTGACCGATTTCCCGCTCAACGACCAGGAAATCCTCCTGCGCCACCTCCACAAGACCGTCGCCGATTACGTCAAGGAGTACCAGAAGTGACGACTCTGCCCACCGAATTCGCCGACCTCGAACCGTATGCCGACTGGGCTCTGGCCACCGAGCCCGAGCGCTACGCCAAGCGGCTGGCGTCGAGCATGCCCGAGATGCAGCAGTTCTACGACGCCGCCTTCGGCCGGCTCGAGGACGCCATCACCTACCTCGACAAGTTCGATCTGGACGACCTCGACGACGATGCCCGCGCGCTCATGCACCTGATGCAGTCGCTCGTGATGGTCTCGTTCCCCGTCGAGGTCTGGAAGCAGCCCCGCGTGCCGGACAGCGGCGCCGCCTGGGTCACCATCACCAAGGAACCGGTGGTGTGATGCCACCCGTCGGGACACTCCGGCGATGAGCACACCTCGCGCCCGTACCCGAACCCTCCGGGGTTCGAGTACGGGCGCGTTGTCGTTTCTTCGGTTCCACGCCGTCCATATTTCAAGATCGAACACAGTTGGTCGATCGTCGTCACATGATCGATCACAAGTCCGATATGCACGAAAGATCCCCTCGCGCCGGACTTTCCGACCCATGATTGGATGTGCGGGCGAGAAACGGCTTCGAGCGCGGGACGGCCGCGGGACGAGGCCGGACTCCGCAACAGCCCACCGCCTGCCCCGGGAGGAACCATGACCGACATCGAGACGAAGAACTTCTTCACCGATCCGGATCTCGTCGAGGACCCGTACCCCTATTACGACGCCCTGCGCGAGGGATGCCCGGTCAGGCGCGAACCCCACCACAACGTCATGATGGTCACCGGCTACGAGGAGGCGATCCAGGTCCTCAGCGACGAACAGACCTTCTCGTCGTGCATCTCGGTGACCGGTCCGTTCTCCGGCCTTCCGGCCTGCCCCGAGAGCGACGACATCACCGACTTCATCGAGGAGCACCGCCCCTCGCTGCCGATGAACGACCAGCTCCCCACCATGGATCCCCCGCAGCACACCGACCATCGCGGCCTGCTGATGCGGCTCATCACTCCCAAGCGCCTCAAGGAGAACGAGGCCTTCATCGAGCGCATCGCCGATCGCCTCCTCGACGACCTGCTCGCCCGGGGCGAGGGCGACTACATCACCGGCTTCGCCGCGCCGTTCGCGATGCTCGTCATCGCCGACCTGCTGGGCGTGCCGGAGAGCGACCACCAGGAGTTCATCGAAGGCCTGAACATCCAGGTGGAGAAGGGGTTCTCGCTCGGCAGCACCGAAGGCGAAGCACTGAAGCTCAACCCCCTCGAGTTCCTCTACAAGAAGTTCGGCCAGTACATCGAGGACCGCCGCGCGAACCCCACCGACGACGTGCTGACGGGCCTCGCCACCGCGACCTTCCCCGACGGCACCCTGCCGCCCGTCGACGACGTCCTGCGCATCGCCGCGAACGTGTTCTCCGCCGGCCAGGAGACCACCGTGCGTCTGCTGAGCTCTGCGCTGCGGATCATCGCCGAGCAGCCCGAACTCCAGAAGACCCTGCGCAGCGAGCCCGACCGCATCCCGAACTTCATCGAGGAGACGCTGCGTTTCGAGAGCCCCATCAAGGGCGACTTCCGGCTCGCGAAGACCCCCACCACCATCGGCGGGGTCGACGTCTCGGCCGGCACCATCATGATGCTGGTCAACGGTGCCGCCAACCGCGACCCGCGTCAGTTCTCCGATCCGAACGACTTCGACATCGACCGCCGCAACGCCCGCACCCACATCGCGTTCGGTCGTGGCGTGCACTCGTGCCCCGGCGCCCCGCTCGCCCGCACCGAGGGGCGCGTGGGCATCCAACGTCTGCTCGAGCGCACCAGCGAGATCCGGATCTCCGAGAAGGTGCACGGCCCCGAGGACGACCGGAAGTTCGGCTACCTGCCGACCTTCATCCTGCGCGGCCTGCTCGCCCTGCACCTCGAGTACGCGCCGGCGGAAGGTGAGTCGAAGTGAAGGTCTTCGTCGACGACGACGCCTGTCGCGGACACGGAGTCTGCCTCGCCGCCTGCCCGGAGGTCTTCGACCTGAGCGACGGCGGGTACGCGGTCACGCTCGTCTCCGAGGTCCCGGCCGAGCACGAGGAATCCGTGCGGGAGGCCG
This window contains:
- a CDS encoding acyl-CoA dehydrogenase family protein produces the protein MSFELSEDQELIRKSVAELTKRFDDQYWMEKDLAHEFPSEFYKAMADGGWLGITMPEEYGGHGYGITEATLLLEEVARSGGGMNAASSIHLNIFGMQPVVKHGSDELKARTLPRIVSGDLHVCFGVTEPGAGLDTSRITTFARRDGDHYVVNGRKVWISKAQESEKILLLTRTQRYGEVQKKTDGMTLFLTDLDRSRVDIRPIRKMGRNAVTSNELFIDDLRVPVEDRVGEEGKGFEYLLDGLNPERMLIAAEALGIGRVALDKAVRYGNEREVFGRPIGMNQGIQFPLADSLAHLDAAELVLRKATWLYDNGKPCGREANTAKYLCADAGFTAADRALQTHGGMGYSEEYNVSRYFREARVMRIAPISQEMILNFLSSHTLGLPRSY
- a CDS encoding carboxymuconolactone decarboxylase family protein translates to MALLSPLPAELWDEDVDAALKGLMPRHMRNPEQAGTAMATLVHHPELTKAFLGFSVHLLFRSTLPARLRELVILRVAALHDCSYEREHHIEIARTEAGLTPDEIAAAVDGSAEDPFEQRLLDSVRELTETSRLSEETWTALSEHLTTKQLMDLIFTVGGYSLMAMAYNTFGIEFEDER
- a CDS encoding aromatic ring-hydroxylating oxygenase subunit alpha, translating into MPHFTKPAEGSWTEHYPELGTAPVDYTDSIDPAFFEAEREAIFKRTWLYMGRVEQLPRVGSYFTKEIPSAGPGTSLVIVKGNDGVIRAFHNVCRHRGNKLVWNDFPNEETAGSCKQFTCKYHAWRYSLEGDLTFVQQEGEFFDLDKKDFGLKAVRCETWEGFIYINLDDDAAPLVDYLGDFAKGLEGYPFDKMTEVYSYRSEINANWKLFIDAFAEFYHAPILHMKQAVKDEAEKLAGYGYEALHYDIKSPHSMISSWGGMAPPKDLNMVKPIERVLRSGLFGPWDVPDIEGLAEDQLPPAVNPTKFHSWGQDSFEFFPNMTLLIWKPGWYLTYTYWPTAVDKHIFETSLYFVPPKNARDRLAQELAAVTFKEYALQDANTLEATQTMIGTRAVTDFPLNDQEILLRHLHKTVADYVKEYQK
- a CDS encoding cytochrome P450; the protein is MTDIETKNFFTDPDLVEDPYPYYDALREGCPVRREPHHNVMMVTGYEEAIQVLSDEQTFSSCISVTGPFSGLPACPESDDITDFIEEHRPSLPMNDQLPTMDPPQHTDHRGLLMRLITPKRLKENEAFIERIADRLLDDLLARGEGDYITGFAAPFAMLVIADLLGVPESDHQEFIEGLNIQVEKGFSLGSTEGEALKLNPLEFLYKKFGQYIEDRRANPTDDVLTGLATATFPDGTLPPVDDVLRIAANVFSAGQETTVRLLSSALRIIAEQPELQKTLRSEPDRIPNFIEETLRFESPIKGDFRLAKTPTTIGGVDVSAGTIMMLVNGAANRDPRQFSDPNDFDIDRRNARTHIAFGRGVHSCPGAPLARTEGRVGIQRLLERTSEIRISEKVHGPEDDRKFGYLPTFILRGLLALHLEYAPAEGESK
- a CDS encoding ferredoxin, whose amino-acid sequence is MKVFVDDDACRGHGVCLAACPEVFDLSDGGYAVTLVSEVPAEHEESVREAAAGCPERAIRLD